One window from the genome of Leptospira johnsonii encodes:
- a CDS encoding LIC13259/LIC11441 family protein, whose protein sequence is MKRSVLLILLSSLLLSLSFCKKEEKPVLETEKPLFEKVLSENDKIIRLLLTTEDVSPDVSGLISSLNSLAEAKGGLESSALEMKNVLEGAKSSDVKISFEAYSKFSEVLANTMKIHRLQSERNRFYCPMVKKTWVFSGIKILNPYAPDMRDCGDLIP, encoded by the coding sequence ATGAAACGATCCGTACTGCTAATTTTATTATCTTCATTATTACTTTCCCTTTCCTTCTGCAAAAAAGAAGAGAAGCCGGTATTAGAGACAGAAAAACCTCTCTTCGAAAAAGTTTTGTCGGAAAACGATAAGATAATTCGACTTCTCTTAACAACTGAAGATGTTTCTCCTGATGTAAGCGGACTAATTTCTTCCTTAAATTCTTTGGCAGAAGCAAAAGGTGGCTTGGAATCTTCCGCACTAGAAATGAAGAATGTATTGGAAGGGGCAAAATCTTCGGATGTGAAAATATCCTTTGAGGCCTATTCTAAGTTTAGCGAAGTTTTAGCGAATACTATGAAAATCCATAGACTACAGTCTGAAAGAAACCGTTTTTATTGTCCAATGGTCAAAAAGACATGGGTGTTTTCCGGTATAAAAATCCTAAATCCTTACGCCCCGGATATGCGTGACTGCGGTGATCTTATTCCCTGA
- a CDS encoding (2Fe-2S) ferredoxin domain-containing protein, with amino-acid sequence MYFDKHVFVCENVRAEGERPSCGPKGSPQLLAYMKKRIQELGLKGKIRIQKSGCLDRCELGPVQVSYPEGLWFSIKTQEDAEVFIQNHILENKPEAIRHLMLKDEE; translated from the coding sequence ATGTATTTTGATAAGCATGTTTTTGTCTGTGAGAATGTCAGAGCGGAAGGAGAAAGGCCTTCTTGTGGTCCGAAAGGATCTCCTCAATTACTCGCCTATATGAAAAAGAGAATACAAGAACTCGGATTAAAAGGTAAGATCCGTATCCAAAAGTCCGGATGTTTGGATCGTTGTGAGTTGGGCCCTGTGCAGGTTTCTTATCCGGAAGGTCTTTGGTTCTCGATCAAGACACAAGAAGACGCAGAAGTATTTATACAAAATCATATACTAGAAAATAAACCGGAAGCGATCCGGCATCTTATGTTAAAGGACGAAGAGTGA
- a CDS encoding zinc-binding dehydrogenase translates to MAKKFEIPKSYLAYELKEYSNEPGRAKIVEKELKPLKKGEVLLKVHSGSINPSDLMFMRGLYGIKKKLPVVPGFEGSGLVIASGGGWRANSLVGKPVACVAPNKGDGPYAEYMITDAYSCFTLGKDVSLEQGACLFVNPITAWALLDQVIREKHKAYVQTAAASALGKMLLRLSVKKGIPGIHVVRRKEQVDLLKSLGAEHVLDSSSPNFDRELRVLSNKLNATILLDAVAGEITGKALAAMPYGSKCVVYGALSEEPISYHAGLGIFQDKKIEGYWLSSWMPKQNPFKIWKITSEIRSLLGKEFQTQIAAKYPLKEADKAIQEYANNMTRGKVLISNGWEL, encoded by the coding sequence ATGGCAAAAAAATTCGAAATACCAAAATCGTATCTCGCATACGAATTGAAAGAATATAGCAACGAACCTGGAAGAGCAAAAATCGTAGAAAAAGAACTCAAACCTTTAAAGAAAGGTGAGGTGTTGCTCAAGGTACATTCAGGTTCCATCAATCCATCCGATCTCATGTTCATGAGAGGTTTGTATGGAATTAAGAAAAAACTTCCAGTCGTTCCCGGTTTTGAGGGAAGCGGTTTGGTGATTGCAAGCGGTGGTGGCTGGAGAGCAAATTCTCTAGTAGGTAAACCGGTTGCATGTGTTGCTCCGAATAAAGGTGACGGGCCTTATGCGGAATACATGATCACTGACGCTTATTCTTGTTTTACTTTAGGAAAAGATGTGAGCTTGGAACAAGGAGCTTGTCTATTCGTAAATCCTATCACTGCTTGGGCATTGTTGGACCAAGTGATCCGAGAAAAACATAAAGCATATGTTCAAACTGCTGCGGCTTCCGCTTTGGGAAAAATGTTATTAAGACTTTCCGTTAAAAAAGGAATTCCAGGCATCCATGTGGTAAGAAGAAAAGAGCAAGTCGATCTTCTCAAATCTTTAGGCGCAGAACATGTATTGGATTCCAGCTCTCCGAATTTTGATCGGGAACTTAGGGTTCTTTCGAACAAGCTGAATGCTACTATTTTGTTGGATGCAGTTGCAGGAGAGATCACAGGAAAAGCGTTAGCAGCTATGCCTTACGGAAGTAAATGTGTGGTTTACGGTGCATTATCGGAAGAGCCTATTTCTTATCATGCAGGACTTGGGATCTTCCAAGACAAAAAGATAGAAGGTTATTGGCTTTCTTCCTGGATGCCGAAACAAAACCCTTTCAAAATCTGGAAGATTACCTCAGAGATCCGTTCCCTTTTAGGAAAAGAATTCCAAACACAGATCGCAGCTAAGTATCCACTGAAAGAAGCGGATAAAGCGATCCAAGAATACGCAAATAATATGACCAGAGGAAAGGTCCTTATTTCTAACGGATGGGAGCTTTGA
- a CDS encoding LEA type 2 family protein — MGTPSRKSRMFRPWVLVLGVGILFSSCLDLRENVKKLQACKFKILETKTERVEILPFPPSPKIVMTSKLEIENPNDSSVKIYKFDLGVITSGTDGKEAELARVISDEETEVPAFSKTVIQLRIETSFEKRENQDKLLLGILVVTNLVAGKDPNLRMKGSVRYKTVLGEVDLPLDEKIRLLPKKPEYEI, encoded by the coding sequence ATGGGGACTCCATCCAGAAAGAGTAGAATGTTTCGACCTTGGGTTCTAGTTTTAGGAGTCGGAATTCTTTTCAGCTCCTGCTTGGACCTAAGGGAGAATGTAAAAAAGTTACAGGCTTGTAAGTTTAAGATTTTAGAAACCAAAACGGAAAGGGTAGAAATTCTACCTTTTCCACCTTCTCCAAAGATAGTAATGACTTCTAAATTGGAGATAGAGAATCCGAACGATTCTTCTGTTAAAATTTATAAGTTCGATCTTGGTGTAATTACCTCAGGCACTGATGGAAAAGAAGCCGAATTAGCCAGGGTCATTTCGGATGAAGAAACAGAAGTCCCAGCTTTTTCCAAAACGGTGATCCAACTCAGGATAGAAACAAGCTTTGAAAAGAGAGAGAACCAGGATAAACTATTACTTGGAATTTTAGTAGTCACGAACCTAGTCGCTGGAAAAGATCCGAATTTAAGAATGAAAGGAAGCGTGAGATACAAAACCGTTTTAGGAGAAGTAGATCTTCCTTTGGATGAAAAAATACGATTATTACCTAAGAAGCCGGAGTATGAAATTTAA
- a CDS encoding LIC13255 family lipoprotein produces MKFNFLSFGTVCKSLILLTIVLFGLSNCSDVDDDFYTFGEAGTKIMVAYAAKDAECGSSRQITSLVPGKQRKKDVDNCVASVAFEKCSFWTQAGDPVPFACKAIEFRLK; encoded by the coding sequence ATGAAATTTAACTTTTTAAGTTTTGGAACTGTCTGCAAAAGTCTGATCCTTCTTACAATTGTACTATTCGGTTTATCGAATTGTTCAGATGTAGACGACGATTTTTATACTTTTGGAGAAGCGGGCACTAAGATCATGGTAGCTTACGCCGCAAAAGACGCAGAATGCGGATCGAGTAGACAGATCACCTCTTTGGTTCCCGGAAAACAAAGGAAGAAGGATGTGGACAATTGTGTTGCCTCAGTCGCTTTCGAAAAATGTAGCTTTTGGACACAGGCAGGAGATCCGGTTCCGTTTGCATGTAAGGCCA